The sequence ACCATGCTCGAAATCAGATGGCACAGCCGTGCGGGACAAGGTGCTGTAACCGGCGCCAAGGGACTGGCGGATGTTGTTTCCACGACCGGAAAGCATGTACAGGCCTTCGCTTTTTATGGCTCAGCAAAACGCGGGGCGGCAATGACCGCCTATAACCGTGTTGACGACCATGAAATTCTTAATCATGAAAAATATATGAACCCCGATTTCGTCTTCGTAATCGACCCGGCATTGGTCTATACGACGGACGTGACAATCAACGACAAGCCGGAAACGGTCTATATCATTACGACCCACATGAGCACGGACGAACTGGTGGCATCCCAGCCGAAGCTCGATGGGAAAAAAGTGTACACCGTCGACTGTATCAAGATTGCGCAGGAGACGATCGGACGTGCGATTCCGAACACCCCGATGCTCGGTGCTTTCATGAAGATTTCCGGCATGTACGACATTGAGTTTTTCAAAGACAGTATGAAACGCATTCTTGCCAAACTGCCGCCGAAAATCGTCGATGCGAACATGGACGCGATCCAGCGTGCCTACGATGAAGTGAAATAAGGAGAGCAGATGAACAACGGATGGAACGACTTTGAAATCGGCGCAATGCTGCGCTCGTTCGACGGCGCGGTCAATGATATTGCCACGACGCTTCAGGAAGACCGCCCTTATTCCAAATCGAACTCCTTTACCGCGAGTGTCGCGGACTGGCGTATCGAAAAACCGATCTTCAACAAGGACTACTGTATCGATTGTCAGTTCTGCTGGATCTACTGCCCGGATATCTCCATCATTTCCCGGGATAAAAAGATGGTCGGCGTCGACTACGATCACTGCAAAGGCTGCGGTATCTGTGTCGAGGTATGCCCGACGAACCCGAAATCCCTGCTGATGTTTGCCGAGCAGGAAGATGAAGACAAAGCACTTGCCGGCTGGCCGGAAAAAGAGAAGAAGGAGAACTAATGGCAGATAAAATGGAACTGCGCGACGTCGAGGTCTGGGACGGTAATATGGCCGCCAGCCAGGCGCTGCGCCAGGTGCAGATCGACGTCGTTGCGGCGTACCCGATTACCCCTTCCACCCCGATTGTCGAGAACTACGGGAACTACCTCGCGAACGGCTACGTTGACGGCGAGTTCATCATGGTCGAATCCGAGCACGCGGCGATGTCCGGCTGTATCGGTGCCTCTGCAGCAGGCGGCCGTGTTGCTACGGCAACCTCTTCCCAGGGTTTTGCCCTGATGGTCGAAACGCTCTACCAGGCATCCGGTATGCGTCTGCCGATCATCCTCAACGTTGTCAACCGTGCCCTGGCGGCACCGCTGAACGTTAACGGGGACCACTCCGATATGTATCTTGGCCGCGACAGTGGCTGGATCCAGCTTGATGCGTACAACCCGCAGCAGGCGTATGACCTCAACTTCATTGCCTTCCGCGTGGCCGAGGACCATGAAGTCCGCCTGCCGTGTATGGTTCACCAGGACGGCTTCCTGACGTCGCACACGGCGCAGGGTGTCAAAACCCTCGATGACGATACGGCCTACAACTTCGTCGGCGATTTCAAGCCGATGAACGACATGCTCGACCTCGACCACCCGGTCACCCACGGGGTACAGACGGAAGAGGACTGGCACTTTGAACACAAGGCGCGCCAGCACAACGATCTGATGACGAAAGTCCTCCCGAAGATCCAGGCGGCATTCAACGCCTTTGAAAAACTGACGGGACGCAAATACAACATCGTAGAGACTTACAACATGGAAGAGGCCGAAGTGGCTGTCGTCTGTATGGGTACGTCTGTCGAAACGGCTATCGAAGTTTCCAACGAGCTGCGTGCTGAAGGGAAAAAGGTCGGTGTCATCGGTATCCGTGTTCTGCGCCCATGGCCGTTCGAGCAGATCGTAGAAGCCCTCAAGGGCGTCAAGGCGATCGGTGCGCTCGACCGCTCTTCACCGAACGGTACGTTCGGGATGCTTTACAACGAACTGGCCGGTACGCTCATTAACTGCGGTGAAGCGAAAGTCCTGACGAACTACGTCTACGGCCTCGGCGGTCGTGACCTTACCAAAGTCCATCTGCGTGAGATCTATGCCGAACTGCTGGCCAACGCCGAAGCAGGGAAGCCGACTACACCGATGCAGCAGCTGATCGGGGTCCGCGGGCCGAAGATCAGCTTCCACTAAGGAGAAGAGTTATGAGCGAAATGAAAAAGATTAAAAACCTCAAAGAATTTTCAACGTCCGCGGACCGTTTCGAAGGAGCGAACCTCCTTTGCCCGGGATGTGCGCACTCCATTATCGTCCGTGAGGTCCTCAACGCGACTAACGACGATCTGATCCTCTCCGCATCCACGGGATGTCTGGAAGTCTGTACGGCGGTCTACCCGTATACGTCTTGGGATGCTTCCTGGATCCACATCGGTTTCGAGAACGGTTCAACGGCCGTTGCCGGTGCCGAGGCTATGTACAAAGCCCTCAAGCGCAAAGGCCGCCTGAAGCAGCCGGACCGCGAACCGAAATTCGTCTCCTTCGCCGGTGACGGTGCCTCTTACGACATCGGTTTCCAGTGGATCTCCGGCTGTTTCGAACGCGGGCACAACATCATGCACGTCGTTCTGGACAACGAAGTCTACGCCAACACCGGCGGACAGCGCTCCTCTTCCACGCCGATCGGCGGTAGCACGACGACATCCCCTGCGGGCCGCGTCAGCTACGGCGAAAAGCAGCACAAGAAAGATATGCTCTCCATTATGGCAGCGCACGGTGCACCGTATGTCGCACAGGTCGCTCCGAACAAGTGGAAAGACATGGTCAAGAAGATCCAGCACGGTTTCTCCGTTGAAGGCCCGGTCTTCATCAACGCCATGTCCGCTTGTACGACAGAGTGGAAGTTCCTCCCGGAAGATACTATTGCGATCTCTGACCTGGCGACAGACTCCCTGGTCTTCCCGCTTTACGAGATCATCGACGGACGCAAGCTGAACATCACCTACCGCCCGAAGAACGTCATTCCTGTCAAAGACTACCTCGGTGCACAGGGGCGCTTCAAGCACCTGTTCAAACCGGAGAACAAACATGTTCTCGACGAGTGGCAAGCACGCGTCGACCGCGACTGGGAATACCTCCAGCGCCGCGAAGAGGCCGGTGTCTAAAAGACACGGCTTCGCCCCTCATTAACCCCATCCGTTAAAGCCCCCTTCAATACACAAACGTTACCATTTGAGAAATTTTCATCCGATCAAGAAGGATTAGATATGCCTTTACTCGACAGTTTTACGGTCGACCATACCATCATGCCTGCCCCTGCAGTGCGCAAGGCCAAAGGGATGAAAACGCCCTGCGGTGATGCCATCACGGTCTTTGATCTCCGCTTTTGCAAACCGAACGAGGAGATCATGCCCGAGCGTGGGATCCACACCCTCGAGCACCTTTTTGCCGGATTCATGCGCGACCACCTCAACGGCAACAACGTGGAGATCATCGACGTCTCCCCGATGGGGTGCCGTACCGGTTTTTACATGAGCGTGATCGGAATCCCGGACGAGGAGCGCGTTGCAGATGCCTGGAAAGCGTCGATGAACGATGTGCTCGCTGTGGAACACCAGGAGGATATCCCCGAACTCAACCTCTACCAGTGCGGAACCTGCAAGATGCACTCGCTTGACGAAGCCAAGGCGATTGCGTCGGGTGTACTTGAAAAAGGGATCGGTGTTATGGACAACGAAGCGCTGGCACTGGACCTTTCCAAAGTCGAAAAGGCGGTCTGCTGATGAAACTGCTGGTTCCTATGGACAGTGAGGATACCCAGGAAGGTGTGCTCGTTCCGATCGCCGAGGTCAAGACCTGGGGTCTGATCGACGTGGAAGAGGGGCAGGTCGTCGAAGTCCGTTTTTTCGCGGACAAAGAAGCCGCCCTGGAAGAGTGGCCGGATGCCATCATCGTCAGCGGGGATTATGAGCCAGTGATGGAATTTATCGAACAGCAGATGATGGTGCTCGTCGCCCATATGCAGCGCTCCATCGATGACATCGTCGAAGCTTTCCTCTTCAAAGAGCTGCACGAACTGGCGTTTTGACGCCGGTTTTCTTTCAATTAAGCTGAATCAAGTATCAATATTCCCTTATTTTTCTTAATAAACCAAAAACAGTATAATTACGACCAATTATAAATGGCTTTCCCGCGGCGGGGCAGTTTAGGCACCGCCGGGATGGCCCGTCAAAAGGGATTATATGGCTTTTTCCAAAGAGAAACGCAAAGGGACGATCAGCGGCATCATCTTTGTCGCAATCGTTGCCGCTGCTGCTACCTACATCGCAGCGCTTGCACCGGTAGCGAAACTGGGGATCTCTCCTCTGGTCGTCGGTATCGTGATCGGTATCTTCTACGCGAACACGCTGCATAACCACTTCCCGGAAGCCTGGGAGAGCGGGATCGTCTTCTCCGGTAAGAAGATCCTGCGTTTCGCCATTGTCTTTTACGGTTTCCGCATCACTTTCCAGCAGATCGCCGAAGTCGGGATCGAAGGCTTTATGGTCTCACTGATTATGCTGGCCTCGACGTTTATCCTCGGGACTTGGCTGGGGAACAAGATATTCGGTCTCGACCGCGATACGGCCATGTTGACGGCATCGGGTGCATCGGTCTGCGGTGCGGCTGCAGTCCTGGCAACAGAGCCGGTCCTCAAAGCCGAAGAGCATAAAGCGGCTATCGCCGTTTCCATGGTCGTTTTGTTCGGTACGATCGCCATGTTCCTCTACCCGGCACTCTACAGCGCCGGCGTCTTTGACATGACACCGCGCGAGTTCGGTATCTATGTCGGCGGCACGATCCACGAAGTTGCGCAGGTCGTCGCCGTCGGCGGCGCGTACGGCACCGAGGCGAGCGATGCGGCCGTTATCGTCAAAATGACCCGCGTCATCATGATCGCCCCGATGCTGATCCTGTTGGGGATCTACCTCTCCTACACCGCGAAGAAAAGCGGCAGCGAGGGCGGTGTTATCAAGCTCGTTATCCCCTGGTTCGCCGTCTACTTCGTCGGGATGGCGGGGGTCAACTCCCTGATTCACGGTTATGTTCACGGCAGTGCGAGCGAGGAGCTTGCGGCGCTGATCACCTCGACGATCGCCTATGTCAACGAGATCGATACGTTTCTGCTGACGATGGCGATGACGGCACTCGGTATGGGAACGCGTTTCGCGAAGTTCAAGGGCCTCGGCCTCAAGCCGATCTATGCTGCCGGTGCGATGTTCGTCTGGCTGGTTGTTGGTGGTTATTACGTCACCAAAGTGGTCGTGGCCACGTTCTAACAGTCCCCTCTCCTTCAATGAGGAACCGCTTCATGTGAAGCCGTTCCGCCTCCTGTTCTTTCTACGGTGTGACATATATTTTCTTTTACGATTTACAATGGGGGAAAATCCCTACCGGAATCGACGATGAAACCCATAACAGACTATGTAAAACATGCGCTTACCGTGCTGTTGCTCGTGAGTACAGGCAGTGTTGACGGCAAAGGCCTTGAGGACGAGCGACGGCTGCCGGATGAAATGCTGCAGCTTCAGCGGCCTGAGAGCGCTTATGGTGAGCAATCACGTTTTGCCGAACAGTTTAACACGACGGACGGTTCGCATATCGTGCTGACACAATACCTGCTCAAACGGCTGCGCATGCCGGAGAGCTATGTGCATGTTAGAACGAACTATGAGCGGAAGGGAGAGCGTTTACATGTGCAAACGGTCTACCGGGCGAAAAACGCAAAGGGAATGTACTGCACCCAGCGGATCACTGCCGTGGCTTCGTTGGATGGGGCCCTATTCGGCGTCAGCTTCGCGTGACGCAGCCAGGCGGGATGATCCTGCGTCTTCGAAAAGCGTATTGAGGGTTGTGAGAAGTTGCATCGGGTCGACCTGGACCCCTTGCACCATTACGGCAAAGTGGAGGTGCGGGCCGGTAACACGGCCGGTACTTCCGCTGAGTCCGACCTGCTCGCCCTTGATGACCCTGTCGCCGACCTTGACATTGATACGGCTGAGGTGATAGTAGCAGCTGTAAAGCCCCTCTCCGTGATCGATGAGAACGGAGTTCCCCGCATAATAGCGCTCTTTGGCAAGGACGACAACACCGTCATTGACGGCATCGACGGGGGTGCCAGGTGTGGCACGGAAGTCGGTGCCGGAGTGGAAACTTTTGAGGCTGCCGTTGAACAGTCTTGCCGTGCCGAAGTCACTGGTGACGTCGCTCTGCATCGGCATGGCAAAAGGGGCGGTCCAGTAGCGTGTCGGCGTAAAGTTTCCGTAGATCTTCATGGCCTCGCTATACTCTCTGGAAACGCGTTTCTGCTGCTCGGGGTTGGGTTTGACCTTGGAGGGCTGAACCTGGAGAGTTTCGGAGGGATAGCCGCCATCAATGATGCGCAGCGGGAGCAGGGTGTCCCCTTCCGGCGTCAGCCGGTGCAGCGCTTTTTCGCCGGGGGC is a genomic window of Sulfurimonas sp. HSL1-2 containing:
- a CDS encoding pyruvate flavodoxin oxidoreductase subunit gamma; this translates as MLEIRWHSRAGQGAVTGAKGLADVVSTTGKHVQAFAFYGSAKRGAAMTAYNRVDDHEILNHEKYMNPDFVFVIDPALVYTTDVTINDKPETVYIITTHMSTDELVASQPKLDGKKVYTVDCIKIAQETIGRAIPNTPMLGAFMKISGMYDIEFFKDSMKRILAKLPPKIVDANMDAIQRAYDEVK
- a CDS encoding 4Fe-4S dicluster-binding protein, with the protein product MNNGWNDFEIGAMLRSFDGAVNDIATTLQEDRPYSKSNSFTASVADWRIEKPIFNKDYCIDCQFCWIYCPDISIISRDKKMVGVDYDHCKGCGICVEVCPTNPKSLLMFAEQEDEDKALAGWPEKEKKEN
- a CDS encoding 2-oxoacid:ferredoxin oxidoreductase subunit alpha — translated: MADKMELRDVEVWDGNMAASQALRQVQIDVVAAYPITPSTPIVENYGNYLANGYVDGEFIMVESEHAAMSGCIGASAAGGRVATATSSQGFALMVETLYQASGMRLPIILNVVNRALAAPLNVNGDHSDMYLGRDSGWIQLDAYNPQQAYDLNFIAFRVAEDHEVRLPCMVHQDGFLTSHTAQGVKTLDDDTAYNFVGDFKPMNDMLDLDHPVTHGVQTEEDWHFEHKARQHNDLMTKVLPKIQAAFNAFEKLTGRKYNIVETYNMEEAEVAVVCMGTSVETAIEVSNELRAEGKKVGVIGIRVLRPWPFEQIVEALKGVKAIGALDRSSPNGTFGMLYNELAGTLINCGEAKVLTNYVYGLGGRDLTKVHLREIYAELLANAEAGKPTTPMQQLIGVRGPKISFH
- a CDS encoding thiamine pyrophosphate-dependent enzyme, which translates into the protein MSEMKKIKNLKEFSTSADRFEGANLLCPGCAHSIIVREVLNATNDDLILSASTGCLEVCTAVYPYTSWDASWIHIGFENGSTAVAGAEAMYKALKRKGRLKQPDREPKFVSFAGDGASYDIGFQWISGCFERGHNIMHVVLDNEVYANTGGQRSSSTPIGGSTTTSPAGRVSYGEKQHKKDMLSIMAAHGAPYVAQVAPNKWKDMVKKIQHGFSVEGPVFINAMSACTTEWKFLPEDTIAISDLATDSLVFPLYEIIDGRKLNITYRPKNVIPVKDYLGAQGRFKHLFKPENKHVLDEWQARVDRDWEYLQRREEAGV
- the luxS gene encoding S-ribosylhomocysteine lyase, producing MPLLDSFTVDHTIMPAPAVRKAKGMKTPCGDAITVFDLRFCKPNEEIMPERGIHTLEHLFAGFMRDHLNGNNVEIIDVSPMGCRTGFYMSVIGIPDEERVADAWKASMNDVLAVEHQEDIPELNLYQCGTCKMHSLDEAKAIASGVLEKGIGVMDNEALALDLSKVEKAVC
- a CDS encoding YeiH family protein, whose translation is MAFSKEKRKGTISGIIFVAIVAAAATYIAALAPVAKLGISPLVVGIVIGIFYANTLHNHFPEAWESGIVFSGKKILRFAIVFYGFRITFQQIAEVGIEGFMVSLIMLASTFILGTWLGNKIFGLDRDTAMLTASGASVCGAAAVLATEPVLKAEEHKAAIAVSMVVLFGTIAMFLYPALYSAGVFDMTPREFGIYVGGTIHEVAQVVAVGGAYGTEASDAAVIVKMTRVIMIAPMLILLGIYLSYTAKKSGSEGGVIKLVIPWFAVYFVGMAGVNSLIHGYVHGSASEELAALITSTIAYVNEIDTFLLTMAMTALGMGTRFAKFKGLGLKPIYAAGAMFVWLVVGGYYVTKVVVATF
- a CDS encoding M23 family metallopeptidase yields the protein MRFGFSVLFVLCLQLSADATEIANGQTALISLPAGDEARLFYEGKEIPMLRHPADPAKKIALIPVGYRTAPGEKALHRLTPEGDTLLPLRIIDGGYPSETLQVQPSKVKPNPEQQKRVSREYSEAMKIYGNFTPTRYWTAPFAMPMQSDVTSDFGTARLFNGSLKSFHSGTDFRATPGTPVDAVNDGVVVLAKERYYAGNSVLIDHGEGLYSCYYHLSRINVKVGDRVIKGEQVGLSGSTGRVTGPHLHFAVMVQGVQVDPMQLLTTLNTLFEDAGSSRLAASREADAE